In Bdellovibrio bacteriovorus, the following are encoded in one genomic region:
- a CDS encoding GlsB/YeaQ/YmgE family stress response membrane protein, with product MIISILLGLLVGATAKLFMPGRDPGGWIITCLLGIAGAAVAHYIGTTAGYYREYEPAGFISSVAGSLLILFCYRILIGRTTETR from the coding sequence ATGATCATCTCGATTCTTTTAGGCTTGCTTGTCGGCGCGACAGCAAAACTATTTATGCCGGGCCGAGACCCTGGCGGCTGGATTATCACCTGCCTTTTGGGAATCGCAGGTGCCGCCGTCGCTCACTATATTGGCACCACAGCCGGCTATTACCGCGAATATGAACCCGCGGGCTTTATCTCTTCGGTAGCGGGTTCCTTATTAATTTTGTTTTGTTATCGTATTTTGATCGGCCGCACCACCGAAACTCGCTAA
- a CDS encoding AI-2E family transporter — MIDILKNKETLARWVFFAVLFFGFIFINLPFLMPLALAGIFAAGLQETITKLSRRTGWRRRWWILISLFAGILVFIIPLSLAVYRAGAWVMKPENLEGQRVVQQLHTAKDFFVNGLAKISEWTGTDVATPARDAMESILHRSGEMILAYSTTFAGQLPAIIVALLVFLLGVAVMLFNDKLIHDFVVDYSVFDRDLTEKMIDVLKKGCSITLFSTFVIGLIQASVIGIGSLVFGEGDFWLVVTVTFFVSFIPVIGAAPVGFFLALLAFLGERVGPGIGLALIAIFAGTIDNILKPFLVSGDLDIHPLVGFTSVVGAIVMFGLPGLLIGPVIMNIFVGISPLLLKNRKTLIEEPTTPSN; from the coding sequence ATGATTGATATCTTAAAAAACAAAGAAACCTTAGCCCGCTGGGTGTTCTTTGCCGTTCTTTTTTTTGGATTTATTTTTATCAATTTGCCGTTTTTAATGCCTCTGGCCCTGGCGGGTATTTTTGCCGCCGGTCTTCAAGAGACCATTACTAAACTCAGTCGTCGTACAGGCTGGCGTCGCCGCTGGTGGATTTTAATCTCTCTTTTTGCGGGCATCCTGGTTTTCATCATTCCTTTATCGCTTGCGGTTTATCGCGCTGGCGCCTGGGTCATGAAGCCGGAAAATCTGGAAGGCCAGCGCGTGGTGCAACAGCTGCACACCGCTAAAGATTTTTTCGTCAATGGCCTAGCCAAGATTTCTGAATGGACCGGCACAGATGTGGCCACCCCAGCACGCGACGCCATGGAAAGCATTCTTCATCGCAGCGGGGAAATGATTTTAGCTTACTCCACCACTTTTGCCGGCCAATTGCCGGCGATTATTGTCGCCCTTTTAGTTTTTCTTTTAGGTGTGGCGGTGATGCTTTTTAATGACAAATTGATCCATGACTTTGTTGTTGATTACAGTGTCTTTGATCGTGATCTGACTGAAAAAATGATCGACGTTTTAAAAAAAGGCTGTTCAATCACCTTGTTTTCAACATTCGTGATTGGATTAATCCAAGCTTCCGTCATCGGCATCGGAAGTTTAGTCTTCGGTGAAGGTGATTTCTGGTTGGTGGTGACGGTCACTTTCTTTGTCTCCTTCATCCCCGTGATCGGCGCCGCCCCCGTGGGCTTTTTCTTAGCTTTGTTGGCGTTCTTAGGAGAGCGCGTGGGTCCGGGTATCGGCTTAGCTTTGATCGCCATCTTTGCCGGAACTATAGACAACATCTTAAAACCGTTTCTAGTCAGCGGTGACTTAGATATTCACCCGTTAGTGGGCTTTACGTCAGTCGTGGGAGCCATCGTCATGTTCGGATTGCCAGGCTTACTCATAGGCCCCGTTATCATGAATATCTTCGTAGGCATCTCGCCGTTGTTACTAAAAAACCGAAAAACGCTGATAGAAGAACCAACGACCCCATCAAACTAA
- a CDS encoding Hpt domain-containing protein produces MSSGMAVPLESQVKYLQRRTTELAQIRSSLLSQPDWDLVKKVGHQIKGNASTFGFAQLTEFGKNLEVAAAQGDVLQAQQISEKLEQEVQRLLKTIS; encoded by the coding sequence ATGTCGTCCGGAATGGCCGTTCCACTAGAATCCCAAGTTAAATATTTGCAGCGCCGAACGACCGAGCTTGCCCAGATTAGAAGTTCGCTTTTAAGCCAACCAGATTGGGATTTGGTAAAAAAAGTGGGCCATCAGATTAAGGGAAATGCTTCGACTTTTGGTTTTGCGCAGTTAACCGAGTTCGGGAAAAATCTTGAAGTCGCGGCGGCCCAAGGAGATGTTTTGCAGGCGCAACAAATCAGTGAGAAGTTAGAACAAGAAGTGCAGCGTCTGCTTAAAACAATCAGCTAA
- a CDS encoding PilZ domain-containing protein has protein sequence MKTQIFLTGISIIPKHLKKDPHFQCHLIENPYDLRHSLGATEGEKIIVAYLPFLEIRHFDIYAYLQKNYANVKTFFVVDELSSNMKTKLKSFQDFIVLWKTEELHLARDIKSYLSGKKLELRQDKRNRHLQGALVTPSMLPMGSENKNFQPILGGKFDNISLNGSCLKIRAPFYTKKDFVNLSYQNKEGEYVNVEAQVRWTKWNEKDQSQELGVQFLTQS, from the coding sequence ATGAAGACACAAATTTTTCTTACTGGTATTTCTATTATTCCAAAACATCTAAAAAAGGACCCGCACTTTCAATGTCATCTTATTGAAAACCCCTATGACTTGCGCCACTCTTTGGGAGCGACCGAGGGAGAAAAAATCATCGTCGCCTATTTGCCCTTCTTAGAAATCCGCCATTTTGATATCTACGCTTACTTGCAAAAAAATTATGCCAATGTGAAAACCTTTTTTGTCGTCGACGAACTCTCTTCGAACATGAAAACCAAACTTAAAAGCTTTCAAGACTTCATCGTCTTATGGAAAACCGAAGAACTGCACTTAGCTCGAGATATCAAATCCTATTTAAGCGGCAAAAAATTGGAGCTGCGACAGGACAAACGCAATCGCCATTTACAAGGAGCCTTGGTCACGCCGTCGATGTTACCAATGGGATCTGAAAATAAAAATTTTCAGCCGATCTTAGGGGGTAAATTTGACAATATTTCTCTCAATGGATCATGTTTAAAAATTCGGGCTCCTTTTTACACCAAGAAAGATTTTGTGAATTTAAGTTATCAAAACAAAGAAGGCGAATACGTCAATGTCGAGGCTCAAGTGCGTTGGACAAAATGGAACGAAAAAGACCAGAGCCAAGAGCTAGGAGTTCAGTTTCTTACACAAAGCTAA
- a CDS encoding CHASE domain-containing protein, translating into MPKLRYPRLQRLRQFFVLSHEWNVFIILLIIIAISLTSWWTVKVHLEKEWKARLAAESGKVMARIEREFEGYSQSLSDARAFIQTGGMPTPKQFQRYIESSELFRRFPGLQGIAFTEKMDRASIPVFEKRMRSYGYPDFNYWPQGDQALYTSISLIQPEDWRNKKALGYDMYSEPIRREAMDKALKTGRPSMTDPITLVQDTTEVTPQIGLLVYLPVLKDNPDAKDPRESLLGFSYSIVNITKFFNGTLGVPQFYNEKVNYRLEAFDRRLDRYVPLYERFSGEVQGAMTPGEVKMVQEVPVFDKTWRITFVPLPHFFNWYERYIPILFAFVTLVMLSVIFLALWSTQQFLKFSEKHKDSLAQISKNKSDEILLIRRLNAVIADLSSAIDAQPLFEKFRAHLHEVFEVSDCVVYVREDRGPYEKRFEGELSVFPDTLDLPWEFDQFLAEKVFDTRSKAEGLPKLFSWFSPEVRRILESAPYYVGRSVMHESGKSTSVLILMKGTQNLVAGTIMEYALVSMIGQFAMSYDKAILLRRAEDANVMKSSFLANMSHEIRTPLGVIVGYSEILAEDDLEKQEKQQIVKSVKRNGKELARLIDDILDISKVEAGKLHFEMAQVNLENLVQEIKSIMEVRATDRKIQFNVAKLSNVPNYIITDDIRLKQILVNVVGNAVKFTEKGGVKLLYKTSLDEHGHEVIEFQIQDSGIGISERHRQNLFKAFSQGDVSTTRKYGGTGLGLALSKRLAELLGGDLYLLESSVGKGSTFSLRIPFKQASTSLPLPRQDVNAAKVAHAFEESSLRPIDWQSLDLHHLLKGVRILLVEDSEDNQEIFQHFLNNAGAEVRVAEDGEKGVAETFAWDPDLVLMDIQIPKKDGKQATREIRRRGFTKPVIALTAHALTEEIESCLDAGCNGQITKPVSGELLVQEVYFYLNHRG; encoded by the coding sequence ATGCCGAAACTCCGCTATCCACGTCTTCAACGCTTACGTCAATTCTTTGTTCTCTCACACGAGTGGAATGTTTTTATCATCCTGCTGATTATCATTGCTATCAGTCTTACCAGTTGGTGGACGGTGAAGGTGCATCTTGAAAAGGAATGGAAAGCACGTTTAGCGGCAGAATCGGGCAAAGTCATGGCCCGTATTGAGCGAGAATTCGAAGGTTACAGTCAGTCTTTAAGTGATGCGCGTGCCTTTATTCAAACCGGCGGCATGCCGACCCCTAAGCAGTTTCAACGCTATATCGAATCTTCAGAACTGTTCCGTCGTTTTCCGGGACTGCAGGGAATTGCCTTCACGGAAAAAATGGATCGCGCCTCCATCCCGGTGTTTGAAAAGCGCATGCGCAGCTATGGGTATCCGGATTTTAACTATTGGCCGCAAGGGGATCAGGCTCTTTATACATCAATCAGTCTGATACAACCGGAAGATTGGAGAAATAAAAAAGCCCTGGGCTATGACATGTATTCCGAGCCCATTCGTCGCGAAGCGATGGATAAAGCCTTAAAAACCGGGCGGCCGTCAATGACCGATCCGATCACGTTGGTGCAGGATACGACGGAGGTCACCCCGCAAATAGGTTTGTTAGTTTATTTACCGGTTCTTAAGGACAACCCGGATGCAAAAGATCCGCGTGAAAGCTTGCTGGGATTTTCCTACTCTATTGTTAACATAACTAAGTTTTTTAATGGGACTTTGGGAGTACCCCAGTTTTATAACGAAAAAGTCAATTACCGTTTAGAGGCCTTTGATCGCCGGCTCGACCGTTATGTTCCTTTGTATGAACGCTTTTCGGGGGAGGTCCAAGGTGCGATGACCCCCGGTGAAGTGAAGATGGTCCAAGAGGTTCCAGTTTTTGATAAAACCTGGCGAATTACTTTTGTGCCATTACCTCATTTCTTTAACTGGTATGAACGCTATATCCCGATCTTATTTGCCTTTGTGACTCTGGTGATGTTGTCGGTGATTTTTTTGGCTTTATGGTCAACACAACAGTTTTTAAAATTCAGCGAAAAGCATAAGGATTCTTTAGCGCAGATTTCAAAAAATAAATCAGACGAAATTCTTTTAATTCGACGTTTGAATGCGGTGATTGCGGATCTTTCTTCCGCCATTGATGCCCAACCTCTTTTTGAAAAATTCCGCGCTCACTTGCATGAAGTTTTTGAGGTCAGCGATTGCGTCGTTTACGTGCGGGAAGATCGCGGTCCTTACGAAAAGCGTTTCGAAGGAGAGCTTTCCGTATTTCCGGACACCTTGGATCTTCCTTGGGAGTTTGATCAGTTCTTGGCAGAGAAGGTTTTTGACACTCGTTCTAAAGCCGAAGGTCTGCCGAAGCTTTTTTCATGGTTCTCTCCCGAAGTTCGTCGCATCTTAGAGAGCGCTCCGTATTATGTCGGTCGTTCAGTTATGCACGAATCGGGCAAAAGCACATCCGTATTAATTCTGATGAAAGGCACGCAGAATCTGGTGGCGGGTACCATTATGGAATATGCGCTGGTCAGTATGATTGGGCAGTTTGCGATGTCTTACGATAAGGCGATTTTACTTCGCCGTGCCGAAGATGCCAACGTCATGAAGAGCTCGTTTTTAGCTAATATGAGTCACGAAATTCGCACTCCGTTGGGCGTGATTGTCGGGTATTCGGAGATTCTGGCTGAAGATGATTTAGAAAAACAAGAAAAACAGCAGATCGTAAAAAGTGTTAAACGCAATGGTAAAGAGCTGGCGCGGTTGATTGATGATATTTTAGATATTTCAAAAGTCGAAGCCGGAAAGCTGCACTTTGAAATGGCCCAGGTGAATTTAGAAAATCTGGTGCAAGAAATTAAATCGATCATGGAAGTGCGTGCGACGGATCGTAAAATTCAATTTAACGTCGCTAAACTTAGCAATGTTCCTAATTATATTATTACCGATGACATCCGCCTAAAACAGATTTTGGTGAACGTCGTCGGTAATGCCGTGAAGTTCACTGAAAAAGGTGGCGTCAAGTTGCTGTACAAAACGAGTTTGGACGAACACGGTCACGAAGTGATCGAATTCCAAATTCAGGACAGCGGAATTGGTATTAGTGAAAGACACAGGCAAAATCTGTTTAAAGCCTTTTCTCAGGGTGATGTATCCACAACGCGCAAGTACGGCGGTACGGGGTTGGGTTTAGCTCTTTCTAAGCGTTTGGCCGAGCTTTTAGGTGGGGATCTTTACTTACTAGAATCTTCCGTCGGCAAGGGGTCAACGTTCAGTCTGCGCATTCCATTTAAGCAGGCCTCAACATCCTTGCCTCTTCCTCGGCAGGATGTGAACGCGGCCAAGGTGGCCCATGCCTTTGAAGAAAGCAGTCTGCGCCCTATTGATTGGCAAAGTTTGGATCTGCATCATCTTTTAAAGGGTGTACGCATCTTGTTGGTGGAAGACTCTGAAGATAATCAAGAAATCTTTCAGCACTTCTTAAACAATGCGGGTGCTGAAGTGCGTGTGGCCGAAGACGGTGAAAAAGGGGTGGCGGAAACCTTTGCTTGGGATCCGGATTTGGTTTTAATGGATATTCAAATTCCCAAAAAAGATGGCAAACAGGCCACGCGTGAAATTCGCCGTCGCGGCTTTACTAAGCCTGTGATTGCCTTGACGGCTCATGCGTTGACCGAAGAAATTGAAAGCTGCTTAGATGCGGGCTGTAATGGGCAGATCACAAAGCCCGTTTCTGGTGAGCTTTTGGTTCAGGAAGTTTATTTCTATTTAAATCATCGAGGTTGA